The window GGATTGGGTTTTCGTGATTACAGAATCTTTAATCAAGCTTTACTAGCCCGGCAGGCATGGCGGCTTCTCGTCAATCCGGACAGCCTATGTGCGAGAGTCTTAAAAGCTAAGTATTATCCTAACGGTCGTTTGGAAGACACCGTGTTTGCAGGGAACGCCTCATCGTCATGGCAAGCGATCACGTACGGGCTTGAGCTGTTGAAGAAGGGTCTTGTGTGGCGGGTCGGCAATGGCCAGAATGTCAGAATCTTGCGAGATCCCTGGCTGCCTCGACCACCATCATACAGACCCGTCACCGTGCAAGGAAGATGCAGATTGCGACGTGTAGCTGACCTGCTCAGCGCGCATGGAACCTGGGATGTGGATCTTCTCCGCCAATACTTCGTGTCACCGGACGTTGAGGAAATTCTTCGCATCAGGCCAGCACCAAGCCTTGATGATGTGCTACCATGGGCACCGGATCCCAAAGGCGTCTTCTCTGTACGGAGTGCGTATAAGATCGCCCTGGACGACAAATCCCGCACATCTACGTGCGCCATGAGCAGGGCACCGGACGGCAATCGCGCCGTCTGAACGGCATTGTGGGGGTGCCCTGCTCCCCCAAAGGTATGGGTTTTCGGCTGGCGTTTGGCGACTGATTCCTTGGCCACTATGCAATATAAATTTAAGAGGCACATTGAAAAATCTGACATATGTACCATTTGTGGTGTTGAACCGGAGGACAACTTCCATGTTGTCTGCAGATGCCCGATGGCGCGAGCATTGTGGGAGGCCATGCGCGAGTCATGGCCACTGCCAGACCTGAACAGCCTCAACAACTCGGGCCCTGACTGGCTGCTGCAGCTACTTGACAAGAGCACGGAGATAGAACGCCTCGTCATCCTGATGACCTTTTGGCGGGCATGGCACCGTCGAAATGAGGTTTCTCACCATAAGCCGGCACCACCTGTGGAGAGCTCTCGGAGATTCCTTGATAGCTACATCTCATCACTCTTGTGCATCAAACAAAATCCATATGGGGACATAGCTAAAGGCAAGATGGTGGTCGACGTTGGTGCAGGTGTGCGCCGTGTGAGAGATACCCAGCAGCAGCCGCCGCCGGTGCCGTCGCCATCCGCAGATAAATGGCAAGCCCCCCCGGCGGGCTGGGCAAAGTTAAACGTTGACGGTTCTTTCATACCGGGAGAAGACACAGGTGCGGCGGGCATGGTACTGCGAGACGAAGCGGGTGCTATTATTTTTTCAGCTTGCCGTTACCTTCGCTGCTGCTGTTCGGCACTGGAAGCTGAACTGGCGGCTTGCATGGAAGGAGTATCTTTGGCATTGGAGTGGACGGACAAACCCCTCATCATCGAATCTGACAGTCTACAGGCCGTAGAATTTCTCCAGGAGCAAGGCATTAATCGGTCTCAGGTGGCGTCCCTAGTTGGGGAGACGAAGAGGCGTTTGCATGGACAGCGGGAACACCGCTTTGCTCATGTTCACCGCCCAAGCAATGAAGCTGCTAATTTTATGGCTCAGTTTGGCCGTACCTCTTTACGTACTGCTGTTTGGCTGACAGCAGGCCCAGATAGTTTTAGTAACCTTTGTCAGAACGAGTGTAATGCCACAATTTAATTAATACATACTCGTTTGACCCGCAAAAAAAGAATAATATAAAGTTGAAAAAACAAGGAACGACGAATTCTTTCTGCCATGCCCGGTCGCTCACGTGTTGCTCCCGTGGGCTGCTCAGgagcaaaccctagccgccgcatGATTCTCATAAATAGCTATACTCAGTccacatgcatatatatatagacacacacacactttGCCTTCAGAATTATACCCAAGCAACATCCATGTACTTTGCCTTCAATTTCCTATCATTCCTGGATGCGTACATGAAATGATGAATATTAATAGTAGCACTTACTACTCACTCCAACGTTAGTACAAAGTTAAGATatttattttgaaacggagggattACATACCAATGAGGTAGCTCTGGTATGTCCTTATAGTCCATTGGAATCCTTTCACTTAATTTGTAATACTCCTACCTACATCTGCTTGCAAAtgtatttttttctttctcttttcgAAACAAAAATTTGCATTATTGTTAACTATGTGCCGGTC is drawn from Aegilops tauschii subsp. strangulata cultivar AL8/78 chromosome 1, Aet v6.0, whole genome shotgun sequence and contains these coding sequences:
- the LOC123494681 gene encoding uncharacterized mitochondrial protein AtMg00310-like, whose translation is MAQAGKETLIKAVAHAIPAYIMGVFKLPLSVCDDLTRMVRNYWWGSEKGKRKAHWMAWEKIIQPKARGGLGFRDYRIFNQALLARQAWRLLVNPDSLCARVLKAKYYPNGRLEDTVFAGNASSSWQAITYGLELLKKGLVWRVGNGQNVRILRDPWLPRPPSYRPVTVQGRCRLRRVADLLSAHGTWDVDLLRQYFVSPDVEEILRIRPAPSLDDVLPWAPDPKGVFSVRSAYKIALDDKSRTSTCAMSRAPDGNRAV